One segment of Comamonas thiooxydans DNA contains the following:
- the fusA gene encoding elongation factor G, with the protein MARHTPIERYRNIGISAHIDAGKTTTTERILFYTGVNHKLGEVHDGAATMDWMEQEQERGITITSAATTAFWSGMEHNFPAHRINIIDTPGHVDFTIEVERSMRVLDGAVMVYDSVGGVQPQSETVWRQANKYKVPRLAFVNKMDRVGADFFRVRQMMVDRLKAHPVPIVIPIGAEADFHGLVDLIKMKAIFWDDESQGVKFEYQEIPAALLASAQEWRQKMVEAAAEANEALTEKYLDSGDLDAEDIITGLRLRTIATEIQPMLCGSAFKNRGVQRLLDAIVELMPSPLDVPAVEGHSEDDSASTTLIRYASDDERFAALAFKLMTDPFVGQLTFVRVYSGVLAKGDLVYNPTRGKKERIGRIVQMHANARQEIDEIRAGDIAACVGLKDVSTGETLCDPQAPIVLEKISFPEPVIAQAVEPRSKADQEKMGQALARLAAEDPSFKVSTDEESGQTIIAGMGELHLEIIVDRMKREFNVAANVGKPQVAYRETIRKTVSDVDGKFVRQSGGKGQYGHVVLSVEPLESGKGFEFVDEIKGGVIPREFLPAVEKGLREAMNSGVLAGYPVVDVRVRLTFGSYHEVDSSEQAFRMAAILGFKEACKKAAPVILEPIMAVEVETPEEYAGAVMGNLSSRRGAVQGMDDIAGDGKTIRAEVPLSEMFGYATHLRSMTQGRATYTMEFKRYAQAPQQAAAAATATTGHRKQG; encoded by the coding sequence ATGGCTCGCCACACGCCCATAGAACGCTATCGCAATATCGGCATCTCCGCGCATATCGATGCCGGCAAGACCACTACCACCGAGCGCATATTGTTCTATACCGGGGTCAACCACAAGCTGGGCGAAGTCCACGACGGCGCCGCGACCATGGACTGGATGGAGCAGGAGCAGGAACGCGGCATCACCATCACCTCGGCAGCCACCACGGCCTTCTGGTCGGGCATGGAGCACAACTTCCCGGCCCACCGCATCAACATCATCGACACCCCCGGACACGTGGACTTCACCATCGAGGTCGAGCGTTCCATGCGCGTGCTCGACGGCGCGGTCATGGTCTACGACTCCGTGGGCGGCGTGCAGCCGCAGTCGGAGACCGTCTGGCGCCAGGCCAACAAGTACAAGGTGCCGCGTCTGGCCTTCGTCAACAAGATGGACCGCGTGGGCGCCGATTTCTTTCGTGTGCGCCAGATGATGGTGGACCGCCTCAAGGCCCACCCGGTTCCCATCGTCATACCCATCGGGGCCGAAGCCGATTTTCATGGTCTGGTCGACCTCATCAAGATGAAAGCCATCTTCTGGGACGACGAGTCGCAAGGGGTGAAATTCGAGTACCAGGAGATCCCCGCAGCGCTTCTGGCCAGCGCACAGGAATGGCGCCAGAAGATGGTTGAGGCCGCTGCCGAGGCCAATGAAGCCCTGACCGAGAAATACCTGGACAGCGGCGACCTCGATGCCGAGGACATCATCACCGGCCTGCGCCTGCGCACCATCGCCACCGAAATTCAGCCCATGCTCTGCGGCTCGGCCTTCAAGAACCGAGGCGTTCAGCGCCTGCTCGACGCGATTGTCGAACTCATGCCTTCGCCGCTCGATGTTCCTGCCGTCGAAGGTCATAGCGAAGATGACAGCGCCAGCACCACGCTGATACGCTATGCCAGCGATGATGAGAGATTCGCCGCCCTGGCCTTCAAGCTCATGACCGACCCCTTCGTGGGCCAGTTGACCTTTGTACGCGTTTACTCAGGCGTGCTGGCCAAGGGCGATCTGGTCTACAACCCGACCCGCGGTAAGAAGGAGCGCATAGGCCGCATCGTGCAGATGCATGCCAACGCACGCCAGGAGATCGACGAAATCCGCGCCGGCGACATCGCAGCCTGCGTGGGTCTCAAGGACGTGAGCACGGGCGAGACGCTGTGTGATCCGCAGGCACCCATCGTGCTGGAAAAAATCTCCTTCCCCGAACCCGTGATCGCCCAGGCCGTGGAACCCAGGAGCAAGGCCGACCAGGAAAAAATGGGCCAGGCACTGGCGCGACTCGCGGCCGAAGACCCGTCCTTCAAAGTCAGCACCGATGAGGAATCGGGCCAGACCATCATTGCCGGCATGGGCGAGTTGCACCTGGAAATCATCGTCGACCGCATGAAACGCGAATTCAATGTGGCCGCCAATGTGGGCAAGCCCCAGGTGGCCTACCGCGAAACCATTCGCAAGACAGTCAGCGATGTGGACGGCAAGTTCGTGCGCCAGTCCGGCGGCAAGGGTCAGTACGGCCATGTGGTGCTGAGCGTGGAGCCGCTGGAATCGGGCAAGGGCTTTGAATTCGTCGATGAAATCAAGGGCGGCGTGATTCCGCGCGAGTTCCTTCCTGCCGTGGAAAAAGGCCTGCGCGAAGCCATGAACTCTGGCGTTCTGGCCGGCTACCCGGTGGTCGATGTGCGGGTGCGGCTGACCTTCGGCTCCTACCACGAAGTGGACTCGTCGGAGCAGGCCTTCCGCATGGCCGCCATCCTGGGTTTCAAGGAAGCCTGCAAGAAAGCCGCCCCGGTGATTCTGGAGCCCATCATGGCCGTCGAGGTGGAAACGCCCGAGGAATATGCAGGCGCCGTGATGGGCAATCTGTCCTCGCGCCGCGGCGCCGTGCAGGGCATGGACGATATCGCAGGCGACGGCAAGACCATCAGGGCCGAGGTGCCGCTATCGGAAATGTTCGGCTATGCCACGCATCTGCGCTCCATGACTCAGGGCCGCGCCACCTACACCATGGAGTTCAAGCGCTACGCACAGGCCCCGCAGCAGGCAGCAGCCGCAGCGACCGCGACGACCGGCCACCGAAAACAGGGCTAG